Proteins from a single region of Streptomyces griseiscabiei:
- a CDS encoding EthD domain-containing protein produces MIKFWLASRPPVGGERERFDYEWGVMHPSLMAMTPSVMRAFQRYAQHRVAVGATDDMLLLGASDENWYSISDHWLENLDELVDDIFAGADYPRRMGPHRFGDSAFVIELTAGEVLHDQAVPFTGRGGVKVVHFLRRREDVDRAEFARRWCEEHAPLLLQATTADRDLVRRYVQNPQLPLDPAVFTGTLFEMGGVGTYAGIEEIWFDDLDSLAALRRDDRLHKVLRDSLASFVDIENSFAMPVVERVAWDFTVPGAPRPAILDPDSFESRLLATERLAHEWAVVEPTRPA; encoded by the coding sequence ATGATCAAGTTCTGGTTGGCCAGCAGACCTCCGGTCGGAGGCGAGCGCGAGCGTTTCGACTACGAGTGGGGCGTCATGCACCCGTCGCTGATGGCGATGACGCCCTCGGTGATGCGTGCTTTCCAGCGCTACGCCCAGCACCGGGTCGCCGTCGGTGCGACCGACGACATGCTGCTGCTCGGCGCGTCGGACGAGAACTGGTACAGCATCTCCGACCACTGGCTGGAGAACCTCGACGAGCTCGTCGACGACATCTTCGCGGGGGCGGACTACCCCCGGCGGATGGGCCCGCACAGGTTCGGTGACAGCGCCTTCGTCATCGAACTCACCGCGGGTGAGGTGCTCCACGACCAGGCCGTCCCGTTCACCGGCCGCGGCGGCGTGAAGGTGGTGCACTTCCTACGCCGCCGTGAGGACGTCGACCGGGCCGAGTTCGCTCGTCGCTGGTGCGAGGAGCACGCCCCGCTGCTGCTGCAGGCCACCACCGCGGACCGCGACCTGGTCCGCCGGTACGTGCAGAACCCGCAGCTCCCGCTCGATCCCGCGGTGTTCACGGGCACGCTGTTCGAGATGGGCGGCGTGGGCACCTACGCCGGCATCGAGGAGATCTGGTTCGACGACCTCGACTCGCTCGCCGCCCTGCGCCGCGACGACCGACTGCACAAGGTGTTGCGCGACAGCCTGGCGTCCTTCGTGGACATCGAGAACAGCTTCGCGATGCCGGTCGTCGAGCGGGTGGCGTGGGACTTCACCGTCCCGGGCGCGCCGCGGCCCGCGATCCTCGACCCGGACAGCTTCGAGTCCCGGCTGCTCGCCACCGAACGCCTCGCGCACGAGTGGGCCGTCGTCGAACCGACCCGTCCGGCATGA
- a CDS encoding alpha/beta fold hydrolase, with translation MTGGSRSRYVLVDGVRTHYLDAGDGDATLVLLHGGAYGEDAALSWERTIPALAEHYRVLAPDWLGFGGTDKIRDFASGSARMLAHMTRFLEIMCVERAHFAGVSMGATMLLRVAATGRPAWPITSVVSASGGGFTPANAARQVLLDYDQSLEAMRALVAVSYHDPAWAADEEFVRRRWRNSLVPGAWEATASARFKGPATPDRGEFGRPDDIPYENITVPVLYTGGRHDRLREPGYLDEITARTPRARSQLFDCGHVVPVERPARWNDLVLRFLAGVDGRPAPGGVSAEGSVLS, from the coding sequence ATGACGGGAGGATCGCGCAGCCGGTACGTCCTCGTCGACGGCGTCCGCACCCACTACCTCGACGCCGGCGACGGGGACGCCACCCTCGTGCTGCTGCACGGCGGTGCCTACGGCGAGGACGCCGCCCTGAGCTGGGAGCGCACCATCCCGGCGCTGGCGGAGCACTACCGGGTGCTGGCGCCGGACTGGCTCGGTTTCGGCGGGACCGACAAGATCCGCGATTTCGCTTCGGGCAGTGCCCGCATGCTCGCCCACATGACCCGGTTCCTGGAGATCATGTGCGTCGAGCGCGCGCATTTCGCCGGAGTGTCGATGGGCGCCACCATGCTGCTGAGGGTCGCCGCGACCGGGCGGCCCGCCTGGCCGATCACCTCGGTCGTCTCCGCCTCCGGAGGCGGGTTCACCCCGGCGAACGCCGCCCGCCAGGTGCTGCTGGACTACGACCAGTCGCTTGAGGCGATGCGGGCACTGGTCGCGGTGTCCTACCACGACCCGGCATGGGCCGCCGACGAGGAGTTCGTCCGCCGCCGCTGGCGGAACAGCCTGGTCCCCGGGGCGTGGGAGGCCACCGCCTCCGCACGGTTCAAGGGCCCGGCGACACCCGACCGGGGCGAGTTCGGCCGACCCGACGACATCCCGTACGAGAACATCACCGTCCCGGTGCTTTACACCGGCGGCCGGCACGACCGGCTCCGCGAACCCGGATACCTCGACGAGATCACCGCGCGCACCCCCCGCGCCCGGTCGCAGCTGTTCGACTGCGGCCATGTCGTCCCCGTGGAGCGACCCGCGCGGTGGAACGACCTCGTCCTGCGCTTCCTCGCCGGCGTCGACGGCCGGCCCGCTCCGGGAGGCGTCTCGGCGGAGGGCTCGGTCCTGTCGTAG
- a CDS encoding IclR family transcriptional regulator: MGTSVKGGVAEVSSSEDRGRTVTSRVLAILAAFTPARTQLTLAQICRLTGLRHSTAHRLVAELTAWGAMERLPGGAYVIGLRLWELGTLNPRGLPLRFHAMPIMEDLHAATHEHVQLAVLDGTDALIVERISTTNAVPVASPVGGRMPLHATASGKVLLAHAGEDLFTETVRAGLSRFTPSTTTDPARLRAALADCRRTGVAVVREEMSPGVYSVATPVVDANHRVVAALAVVSADPATHQLSPAVVLAGRGISRSLRLGGQSASA, translated from the coding sequence ATGGGCACGAGCGTGAAGGGTGGTGTGGCCGAGGTGTCCAGCAGCGAGGACCGGGGACGCACGGTGACATCGCGGGTCCTGGCCATCCTGGCTGCGTTCACCCCCGCACGTACGCAGCTCACGCTCGCGCAGATCTGCCGCCTCACCGGGCTCCGCCACTCGACGGCGCACCGGCTGGTCGCCGAGCTCACGGCATGGGGCGCGATGGAACGGCTGCCCGGCGGCGCCTACGTGATCGGCCTCAGGCTGTGGGAGCTGGGCACCCTCAACCCGCGCGGTCTGCCGCTGCGTTTCCACGCGATGCCCATCATGGAGGACCTGCACGCCGCCACCCATGAGCATGTGCAACTCGCCGTGCTCGACGGCACCGACGCGCTCATCGTCGAACGCATCTCCACGACGAACGCCGTACCCGTCGCGTCCCCGGTCGGCGGCCGGATGCCCCTGCACGCCACTGCTTCCGGCAAGGTACTGCTCGCCCATGCCGGCGAGGATCTGTTCACCGAGACCGTCCGGGCCGGGCTTTCCCGTTTCACCCCCTCGACCACGACCGACCCCGCGCGGCTGCGGGCGGCCCTGGCCGACTGCAGGCGCACCGGCGTGGCCGTCGTCCGCGAGGAGATGAGCCCCGGCGTGTACTCCGTGGCGACACCGGTCGTCGACGCGAACCATCGCGTGGTGGCCGCGCTGGCCGTGGTCAGCGCCGACCCGGCCACGCACCAGCTGTCCCCGGCGGTGGTCCTCGCCGGACGTGGCATCTCCCGCAGCCTGCGGCTCGGGGGCCAGAGTGCCTCTGCCTGA